A window of the Streptomyces luomodiensis genome harbors these coding sequences:
- a CDS encoding 4Fe-4S dicluster domain-containing protein — protein MTGTSGRSSLIGRNLLAGAEPDVAGDAGHQGHPPRAGFFTDTSVCIGCKACEVACKEWNAIPEDGLDFTGMSFDNTQGLGASTWRHVAFIEQNKPLGRTEVAVDHGDVDVLALASQGSGTPVEQAAITPTSPAPAPSQDGQTGLRWLMASDVCKHCTHAACLDVCPTGALFRTEFGTVVVQDDICNGCGYCVPACPYGVVDVRPEDGGAHKCTLCYDRLGAGQEPACAKACPTDSIQFGPLDELRERAAARVEELHRLGVEDARLYGHDPEDGVGGDGAFFLLLDEPEVYGLPPDPVVTTRDLPSMWRHAGAAALTLLGGVAAVFAAQAGVSGRRTGRRR, from the coding sequence ATGACCGGGACCTCCGGGCGGTCGTCGCTGATCGGCCGCAATCTGCTGGCCGGAGCCGAACCGGACGTCGCCGGGGACGCCGGACACCAGGGGCATCCGCCGCGGGCCGGCTTCTTCACCGACACCTCGGTGTGCATCGGCTGCAAGGCGTGCGAGGTGGCCTGCAAGGAGTGGAACGCCATCCCGGAGGACGGGCTGGACTTCACCGGCATGTCCTTCGACAACACCCAGGGGCTGGGCGCCTCCACCTGGCGCCATGTGGCCTTCATCGAGCAGAACAAGCCGCTGGGCCGGACCGAGGTGGCGGTCGACCACGGCGATGTCGATGTGCTCGCCCTCGCCTCCCAGGGCTCCGGGACCCCGGTCGAACAGGCGGCGATCACCCCCACCTCCCCCGCGCCCGCCCCGTCCCAGGACGGGCAGACCGGGCTGCGGTGGCTGATGGCGTCGGACGTGTGCAAGCACTGCACCCATGCGGCGTGTCTGGACGTCTGCCCGACCGGTGCGCTGTTCCGCACCGAGTTCGGGACCGTGGTGGTCCAGGACGACATCTGCAACGGCTGTGGCTACTGCGTGCCCGCGTGTCCGTACGGGGTCGTCGATGTGCGGCCCGAGGACGGCGGGGCCCACAAGTGCACCCTGTGCTACGACCGGCTGGGCGCCGGCCAGGAGCCCGCGTGCGCCAAGGCGTGTCCCACCGACTCCATCCAGTTCGGCCCCCTGGACGAGTTGCGCGAGCGCGCCGCCGCCCGGGTCGAGGAGCTGCACCGGCTGGGGGTCGAGGACGCCCGGCTGTACGGGCACGACCCGGAGGACGGCGTGGGCGGCGACGGCGCCTTCTTCCTGCTGCTGGACGAGCCGGAGGTGTACGGGCTGCCGCCGGACCCGGTGGTCACCACCCGGGATCTGCCCTCGATGTGGCGGCACGCGGGCGCCGCGGCGCTGACCCTGCTCGGCGGCGTGGCCGCGGTGTTCGCGGCGCAGGCCGGCGTGAGCGGGCGCCGCACCGGAAGGAGGCGCTGA
- the nrfD gene encoding NrfD/PsrC family molybdoenzyme membrane anchor subunit codes for MSESDVTRDGVRGERPGRDALVGRGMGDGERPGGKRRGRKGGTGRRGDQPMVPRAEFTSYYGRPVLNPPTWQPRDIAGYFFLGGLAGAGSVLAAGAELTGRPGMARALKVSSLAALTGSTAALIHDLGRPRRFAHMLRVFKPTSPMSVGSWLLAAYGPVAGAALASDLTGRLPRAGRAATVAAALLGAAVASYTAVLAADTAVPAWHDGYRELPYLFVGSAATAAGGMALLASPVAENAPARGVALLGTAVETAAVKAMERRLGVVAETYREGRAGRLMRTAEALSATGALGGALLGRRSRTAAALSGAALLAASACTRFGVFHAGMRSAKDPKYTVLPQRERLEARRERPREG; via the coding sequence ATGAGCGAGTCGGACGTCACCCGCGACGGTGTCCGTGGCGAACGGCCGGGCCGGGACGCGCTGGTCGGCCGGGGGATGGGGGACGGCGAGCGGCCGGGCGGCAAGCGGCGCGGCCGCAAGGGCGGTACCGGCCGCAGAGGTGATCAGCCGATGGTCCCCCGGGCGGAGTTCACCTCCTACTACGGCCGGCCGGTGCTCAATCCGCCCACCTGGCAACCGCGGGACATCGCGGGCTACTTCTTCCTCGGCGGGCTCGCGGGGGCCGGCTCGGTGCTGGCGGCGGGCGCCGAGCTGACCGGCCGTCCGGGCATGGCCCGCGCGCTCAAGGTGTCCTCGCTGGCCGCCCTGACCGGCTCCACCGCCGCCCTGATCCATGACCTCGGACGCCCCAGGCGGTTCGCCCATATGCTGCGGGTCTTCAAGCCCACCTCCCCGATGAGCGTCGGATCATGGCTACTGGCGGCCTACGGCCCGGTGGCCGGGGCCGCCCTCGCCTCGGACCTGACCGGGCGGCTGCCGCGCGCCGGGCGGGCGGCCACGGTGGCGGCGGCGCTGCTGGGCGCGGCGGTGGCCTCGTACACGGCGGTGCTGGCAGCCGACACGGCCGTCCCGGCGTGGCACGACGGCTACCGCGAACTGCCGTATCTGTTCGTCGGTTCGGCCGCCACCGCGGCGGGCGGTATGGCCCTGCTGGCCTCGCCCGTCGCCGAGAACGCCCCGGCGCGCGGTGTGGCGCTGCTCGGCACGGCGGTGGAGACCGCCGCCGTCAAGGCCATGGAGCGGCGGCTCGGCGTGGTCGCCGAAACCTATCGCGAGGGCCGGGCGGGGCGGCTGATGCGCACCGCCGAGGCGCTGTCGGCGACGGGCGCGCTCGGCGGCGCCCTCCTCGGCCGCCGCAGCCGCACCGCCGCGGCCCTCAGCGGCGCGGCCCTGCTGGCGGCCTCCGCCTGCACCCGCTTCGGCGTCTTCCACGCCGGGATGCGGTCGGCGAAGGACCCGAAGTACACGGTGCTGCCCCAGCGGGAACGGCTCGAGGCGCGGCGGGAGCGGCCACGGGAAGGCTGA